One Xyrauchen texanus isolate HMW12.3.18 chromosome 2, RBS_HiC_50CHRs, whole genome shotgun sequence genomic window carries:
- the si:cabz01074946.1 gene encoding uncharacterized protein si:cabz01074946.1 isoform X2 — protein sequence MSTSQRTMTLWSTVLLYIVYINQVCGEEYIMGYVGQSVVLKSGVDQSWNITRVQWSIYINTTFIASLNNGKINTDRFWRHNGRLELNRTTGDLTIKDVRMDDNMIYTVALLNSNDDRVNARVNLTVQERLMKPDIQNALKISKDGQCHIVLKCIPSGKNVILSWTPVGMFNGSYISGSPKSIDSILWMSFSVNRSVTFNCTASSGQQNESSQITVECTEENQKPKVCSVCSSCAFMVFIAIVLIAVFCGLLYALKDKIKAAWEDGHHYVFQSIYTC from the exons ATGTCGACAAGCCAACGAACAATGACTCTATGGAGTACAGTGCTActctatattgtgtatattaatCAAG TGTGCGGAGAGGAATATATAATGGGTTACGTTGGCCAATCTGTTGTCTTGAAATCCGGAGTAGACCAATCATGGAATATCACTAGAGTTCAATGGTCCATTTAtataaacacaacatttattgCAAGTCTTAATAATGGCAAAATCAATACAGACAGGTTTTGGAGACACAATGGTCGACTTGAGCTCAACCGCACAACAGGGGATTTAACAATCAAAGATGTGAGGATGGATGACAACATGATATACACTGTTGCCCTGCTAAACTCAAATGATGATCGGGTAAATGCTAGAGTTAATCTAACAGTCCAAG AACGACTCATGAAGCCGGATATCCAGAATGCATTGAAAATCAGCAAAGATGGGCAGTGTCACATTGTACTTAAGTGCATTCCTTCtggtaaaaatgtcattttgtcaTGGACACCTGTGGGCATGTTCAACGGATCCTATATTTCAGGAAGCCCAAAATCTATAGACTCTATTCTTTGGATGTCATTTAGCGTGAACAGAAGCGTAACCTTCAACTGTACAGCCTCCAGTGGTCAACAGAATGAATCAAGTCAAATAACGGTGGAATGTACAG AGGAGAACCAGAAGCCTAAAGTCTGCAGTGTGTGCAGTTCATGTGCTTTCATGGTCTTTATTGCTATTGTGTTAATAGCTGTGTTTTGTGGTTTACTATATGCCTTGAAAG ACAAGATTAAAGCTGCCTGGGAAGATGGCCACCACTACGTCTTCCAGAGTATATATACATGTTAA
- the si:cabz01074946.1 gene encoding uncharacterized protein si:cabz01074946.1 isoform X1, whose amino-acid sequence MSTSQRTMTLWSTVLLYIVYINQVCGEEYIMGYVGQSVVLKSGVDQSWNITRVQWSIYINTTFIASLNNGKINTDRFWRHNGRLELNRTTGDLTIKDVRMDDNMIYTVALLNSNDDRVNARVNLTVQERLMKPDIQNALKISKDGQCHIVLKCIPSGKNVILSWTPVGMFNGSYISGSPKSIDSILWMSFSVNRSVTFNCTASSGQQNESSQITVECTEENQKPKVCSVCSSCAFMVFIAIVLIAVFCGLLYALKGKTNQLYFAYWALYILQLLATYMIDIVFMNYNLSFLDKIKAAWEDGHHYVFQSIYTC is encoded by the exons ATGTCGACAAGCCAACGAACAATGACTCTATGGAGTACAGTGCTActctatattgtgtatattaatCAAG TGTGCGGAGAGGAATATATAATGGGTTACGTTGGCCAATCTGTTGTCTTGAAATCCGGAGTAGACCAATCATGGAATATCACTAGAGTTCAATGGTCCATTTAtataaacacaacatttattgCAAGTCTTAATAATGGCAAAATCAATACAGACAGGTTTTGGAGACACAATGGTCGACTTGAGCTCAACCGCACAACAGGGGATTTAACAATCAAAGATGTGAGGATGGATGACAACATGATATACACTGTTGCCCTGCTAAACTCAAATGATGATCGGGTAAATGCTAGAGTTAATCTAACAGTCCAAG AACGACTCATGAAGCCGGATATCCAGAATGCATTGAAAATCAGCAAAGATGGGCAGTGTCACATTGTACTTAAGTGCATTCCTTCtggtaaaaatgtcattttgtcaTGGACACCTGTGGGCATGTTCAACGGATCCTATATTTCAGGAAGCCCAAAATCTATAGACTCTATTCTTTGGATGTCATTTAGCGTGAACAGAAGCGTAACCTTCAACTGTACAGCCTCCAGTGGTCAACAGAATGAATCAAGTCAAATAACGGTGGAATGTACAG AGGAGAACCAGAAGCCTAAAGTCTGCAGTGTGTGCAGTTCATGTGCTTTCATGGTCTTTATTGCTATTGTGTTAATAGCTGTGTTTTGTGGTTTACTATATGCCTTGAAAGGTAAGACAAATCAACTTTATTTTGCATACTGGGCTTTATACATATTACAGTTACTTGCTACTTACATGATTGATATTGTCTTTATGAACTATAATTTGTCTTTTCTAGACAAGATTAAAGCTGCCTGGGAAGATGGCCACCACTACGTCTTCCAGAGTATATATACATGTTAA